From the genome of Toxoplasma gondii ME49 chromosome XII, whole genome shotgun sequence:
CCAGAAATGGAAGCGCATGATACATGATTGAATAATCAGAGATGCGTAGGTTCTTGCTGCCCGGTCAATACTTTTGATGAGGACACCCTCAGCTCTCTAGGGTTCTTACAGTCTGTCCGGTGTCCCGTGAAGTAGCAGCGGTGTATTTACATTAGTCAGGACACTAATTTATTTGCATGCTACTCAATTAGGTAAAGAGGGACAACTAGTTCAACTCTGTTTCCAGGGAGACGCATTTCTGCACCAGTCTCCTGTGTTTCGAAATAACCCGAGAGACAGTCTCCCCTTCAAGTTGCAGTTGAGGCGAATCGGACCACTTCCATGGCGCCGGCTCCCATATCAAACCAGACCATCGCAGGCGTTGCTGCTGTTCAACAAGCGCCAGCTCTCCTCGCATCATCAACGGCACAGTAGATACCCGAGCGGAAAGTGTCGCTTCCAGTGGCATTGATTCCATTTTGGGTAAACGCCCGAGATACTACTTCGCAAGCATAAACAGGAATTGCTCTACAAAAAGCAAAGCGTAGCAGTAAAATAATTTTAGAGCAGATGGGCAGGTGCTAAGGCAAGTAAGAAAGGGTAATATCCAATCCGCTTATTTGAAGGAGTGCGTTAATACACTCCGATGTCGAATTGCCATCTCACAGCCGGCAGGAAGCGTTCGCCGGGAGTTGAACATATTCCCTTGCACGAATGGTGTGTTAGCTCGTATCATTTGTGCACTTTGTTCGCTCTCCAAAAGACTGCCCTTCTGCGGGAATCATTACCCCTGGTACCAGCCACTTCGGTCATGGCGACCGAACGTCCTTGGTGACCGCGTCGACTACAGAAATTTAGCCAGCCGGAACGAAATGCAACTGCTATTCGTTCATCTGCGAGAAAAACTTTGCTGAAGTTCAGCCGTTCACCACACGACGAATATGAATACAAGACGCTTCAGCAAACCGAACTGCCAATGTTGTCCCATCTCCGACCCTATAACCCTATTTTCTTCATCCTACGCACCGGGAGACGATCCGATACATGCAGTCACGTACTCTGGTTCACGACCACCTTTGAAAACGCGTCGTTTGAGTCGTCAGCACCGGTTGACACGCTTATAATGTCACAAACGAATACAAGAGCCGACCTGGGTACTTCATTCACCTCACGGTAGCGTTCACGGGCACAGACGACAGTCGAGCACGCCGCCCTTCTCCACCTGTGGCTTTGTACGTGCCCACGACGCGAcaccgcttctctcctgatAACCCTCGAAGGCTTTCACGACCTTTCAGTCGTGATCCCTTGCCTGGTAAGTGGACAAGGTGCTCTGCGCCTTTGGCCCCTGTTGTGTGGGCCCTGACACAGGTACTGGCAAGACGAGTTGAGGGGTTTGGGGGACTCCACCTCGCGGACCAGTCATTAAGGGAGAGAACGTAGCAACGGTCTGGCTCACAAGGGTAGCAGAAACTGGCATCCGAGAGGGACCATATTGTGTTGGTTCGCTGATAGGTGGTTTAGGGACCGAGGAGTCACTGTCACGTGGATCCACGAGACGACGGGGCCCCAGCTGCCCTTTCTGCTGTTGGTTGCTTCCTGTAATGCTTCGGATCACTCCCATAGGCCCTGCAGGAGCTGGAATTGGTGTCCATGCACCTACGTCGATGGCACGTTTCTCCAGTGCCTCTACGATGCTTCTCACTCTGCCTTCACCCTCCCTCAGAGGTCCGAATGTAGCTTCGGTGTCAAGAATCTGTGGTGAAGGTCTGGCAGGCGAGTCGGGACCAGATCTGCCATAatctctgctttttcctaAATTCTTATTTTCCTGAGAGGCTCTCACGGGGAATATGCCGCCGACAGAGAGCAGAACAAATACGGACCACAGCCCAAGGCGTTTGGCCACTTGCCTCAAACGGTTACTTCGTTCCATGTTCGGGACTAATTGACCGGTGCACGAAAAAAGCAAGACCCGACCATGTTTGACTCGTTGTTCTGCATTGACAAGTGCGAAGATGGGTCACTACAAGAACGGCATACTTGTCGCCATTGGTTAACCAAAACAAATTACCTCTCACTTGCGCGCGATAAATGACCAAAATCAACTACTGCCAACATCTTACAAATCAAGGAAAGGACGTGCACAAAACCGTGGATCCCCGATTCTGAACTGCGAAATTCCGTGACCGCTGGACGATTCACAAACGAATCCCTTTGTGCCTGTTCCCGGCCATCCGAGCTCAGCGACGACGGGAGTCAGCGCGGTCGGCTCACGTCTTTCGGCTGGCTAGGTGATGCGACGCCGAGATTTAACGTGCGTAGCGTTGACCTCCCTCATTCTTGTTTGTCCTCGGAGCAGCAAGCCCACGCTACATCCACACACCCAACCAACACAAGACGGTGTGCCTAACCCAGGGCCGTGGGGGGTACGACACATAAGGTAGCTATAAAAGGCCTTATGGTTCAAGCTTCTCTCAACGATTCTCGAATGCTTTGTTTGCATCCGTGTCAAAGATGACTACTGAGAGACATAGACTCGATAGGGGGCCGAGACGTGCAAGCCCCGCCTCACTCTCCATGCGAATACACTGCGTCTTGAAGCTATACAGTTTCAACATAGACTGGTGCCTTAGTGTTGGGTGCTGAATCACGCTAGGTTGCCTCAAGGCTTCACCCACTAGCTGGCTGACCGGTGTCAGCACATCAAAGGAAGTACCAAACGGGTAAATTCACCACGGCGGCTTCATCGCTACACACGATTCGCTACCGAAAGTTGTTACGTTCAGCATTCCATCGATGCTGAACAAGTGTTCGCCACAGTAGAATCCCGCTTCAACAACACTTTTAACGCTAGAGCTCACGGTGAATTCTTGCCGTGTCTTGACACGTTCGGAGGTACCCCATTTCGGCTGCGGAAAAGCCGGATGCTTTTTGGCTGCCTTTCATCACAATGAGCTATCAAAACTCCCGTTACGCGGTTTCCTGCTCGGTACCAAATCGTTTTTTCGGGCCTTTCGACGGCTGTTTCCGACGCACAACAGGGACGAGATCGGGTTCCATCCCGCGCGGCCACGTGTCCATACAACATTCTAAATAGAAAACGCCTCGCAATAaccttcgtttctcgaacGCCTCACCTGCGCTAGAAATGGGCATAGCAACACTTTATTACAAGCATAGAATAGCTACGAGGTGGATGTCAAAAACCACACTAGTCGAAATAGACGCGAATGCATGTGCTCGTGGAACGTTGCTGCAAATGTGAACAGAAATGTGCGCAATAAACTACACACAGACACTGTTATAGTTTTATATACACACAGACGTTCGTCGGCTTGAAAAAGACGGGCGGCAGACGCCCGCGATGATGGGATCCCGTAGAAGCAGAACTCGCTCCGCTTGAAATTTGGGTTGGTGTAACGGCGCACGAGTGACCGCTGATCCAGTCCTGGAATCACGAGCTAACGTGCGTGCCAAGCTTGACAAAGGGAACTCTTCGTTTCCGCGCAACGACTTAGCCTTGGCGTGCCGCTATCACTCATCTCCCACAattgttttttcgtctttgcgtttttctctcccacTTCGTGTCCACCACCCGTGGAAGATGCATACACGTCTCACGCGTCCATCGTTTTTTTCGGCTTTCTCAACTGCGTGTCCCTTGCGTGTAAAATCGTGTTCGGTCTTTACCCCACTGACATCCGGTACGACCTCTCGTGCATATCCGTCCCTGCTCTCGTTCCCCTCTTCTAAATCCGTTTTGGTGTCTGCCTCGTGCCGTGTCATTGTTAGGTTTATTCCCGTTTCGAACCAGCATGCCAAGAGACTTCTGAACCTACAGTGATGGCCGAGAAATGTAGTAGCAGTGCGACTACTCGCCGGGGCCACGAACTCTCGAATATGTTTCGGTATCCTTGCCCCTTGGTGGACTATGACATTTATGTTCCACAAGGATGTACTAGGTCGTTTTACCCCTGATTGTTCCAAAATGTGTAGCTTGTGGCTGTTCGCGCCACCGCAATGTGTCTATTTCATTCCTTCTTTGTCTACCAGGCTTCCCTGTGTATCGGCTGCGTTGCTGAACCCTTCCGTCACGCTTCAAGGCCGATGCGCCTGTGCATGTACttcagacagaagaaagacaggacGCGGCAAACGCAGCCGAGCAGAGCAAGCATGCCAATGTAGAACCCAAGATCTGTCTTAGTGATGCCTCCGTAGGACTCGAGAAAGTCCTTGTTGGACGAATCACCCCATTTCTCGTCAGGCGGGAATTGATTGAGAGCTAGAGCCACATACGAATAGTGAATAGGCGACAGGTATTTCAGCCACCGGATGACCGCCTGTAGACAGCGTAGATAACAGATGATcacgaaacacacagaaacgcgGAAATCGCAGGGACACGATACCCCAAAAGGCGAAACAAAAGTGTCACAGGATCCTTGCGACTGTGAGGCGCGGCACCATGAAAAAGGTTGCCACAACTATTCGAATGTACATGCCAGATCTGTAAACCTCGTACACAACACCTAATGAAAGGCAAGGACAAATGGAGGGAAAAGCTCTTATTGCTTCAGCTACGTAGTATATCCCAGTACGAAAGGTTCAAAATAGCGTAGTGGAACAAGGTTTGAACTGTCCGTAGCAACCCAGAAAGTTACGTGTGTGCGGGTGGAAGTTTCTGCCGCGTCAGGAATCTCAATACTCCCGTATATTCACAGACACGaacatgtatatgcacatgaGCAACACATGTTGGCGTATGCGTACGGTGCAAAATAGTCACGTTTTACAAGAATCAAACCGTATAGGGTTAGGAAGAAATATCGGACCTGGGAGTGCAGCACAGGGAAACAGCGGGATTGTGCGCTTGGCCGATATGGACTCGTCCTGAGTCTAACGCATGTGACTAGAATGGCGTGGTCGAAATCTAGTGACTAAATGCGTAATTATTTGAGCATATAGTACGTTCTTCTTCACGATTCTTGAAGTGTTTCATCAGCTGGCGAGTGCATTGAAACAAGCGAGCCTTCTGATAGGATATGCGTGACACGACGTGATTCAATCATATGAACTTCTTGGACAACTCCTACTTTCCACACTTGACAAAAAACTGCAAAAGGACGAATCAAATTGGATGTCGCCAATGGGAGAAGCTGGGTGAAGAAGTCAACTtacgaggagaaaaaacgccgACAAACAAGCAGGCAACGCATCGTCGAGAGTCACACGGGGACAGAGTGTCACCGTCGACACACTGCGACACGCTTTGATGCCTTACGCATTTACGAGGCACTGGAAGGAGGACACTCCAGccaaagaggagacagttaGTCCCAGTATCCGCCAGCAAGGGTGCAGCAACAAACTTACTGGAATGTCATCAGCGCGAATGTAGTAGCCCGTAACCAGGAGAAAAATGAGAAGAATGATGGGAGCGACGGCCTGGGCAACTGCAACCCGCGGCGCTGTggaacgagagacaagaaatgAGGTAGAGTTGCTTCTCAATACCAGGATCGGTATCGAAAAGGGGAACCGTGCGTTGTTTGCGAGACAGACTACATCGCTGGGGACAACTATACAGGCACCAAACGCACGAAGCATCCCTGTCCAAGAGAGTTCCGCCACATACACGACCTCAGTCTACCTCCTggctttgtctcctctcttgatCGCTTCTCTTGAGGAAACACGGAGACGAGAGTCGAAGCCGAAAAAGCTAACTCCATGTAGCATACCCTAATGGAATTTCTAGCAAATTATGCGATATTGAAAGCCATTCCATCCACAACCGGCGCGTCGTTAGTAGTTATATCATCTCTTAGGTTTAATCTAGGACCTCGATCTGAAATTCGAGTTTTCACTACATGAGAGCTAGTTTGTTCAACGACTCATTACCCTTTGTCTCATCACTTTCCAGGAAATCCTTCGTTCCAATTCCCTGCTTACATGCGGCAGAAATCAAACCGAGGAGAGAGGTCGAGGCAAAGATCGACAACTGACCGATGACGAAATAGATGAAGAAGTGCGCGGCTCCTCTGTGCAAGCCTGGAAAACCAGCGatgcgagacagacaggaaaacTGGACACCGCGAAGACGCCGACGGCCAAAGCATCTCGGGTAGGCGAGAAGCGATGGgggcgagaaggcagaagaaggcgctgcCAACGACAACTCGAAAAAGACAACCGGCACTCGCACGATTGCTGCACACCATTGCCCCGCGGGACTGTTTAAAGGACAACTCAGAGTGTGGGACTTCGATGTCTCACGACACTGGGACGCTTCCATAAAGATAGAGGAGATGCGACGCAAAACAAAGACGCCCGGCACAGCATCAACGTAGAGGTGCCCAGACGGACATAAGTAACCACTGTTCGGTGTGTACCTAAGACAGAAATGACGAACAGAATAAACACAACAAAGCAGTGGCCTGGAGTCTGGAGGCAGCCATGGCCGCAGTgtgagaagaacagacaccCGGCGAACGGTGGAGtgaaacgcacacacaccGGAACACAGCCATGAGAGTCAACAGAAACGAGACGGCACGAGAGACCTAAAAAGACGATAAACCTTACCACACATCCCGTAGGCGACCAGCGTAACGCAGGTCAGCGGAAGGTGCTCGAAAGGCAGATTCGAGAGACACTTGGCGACGAAGTACGAGAAGGGGGTGTAGTTGCCATTTGCGGTGTCTCTGAAAATGAAAAccaagaggaaacagaagaacgagcTCCCGTGGAAGAGAACTCGAAAGAACATGGAACGGAAAAGAGCCAATACACAGATGTAttccagaaaaaaaggaactgGTCGAAAACCAATGCTTGCGTGGAACATGCAGGCATCTACACCGTTTCAGTATTTCTTTTTTCACACAAGGAAGCATCAACGAGACGCCTTACTTCAGTCCCTCTCTGATTCGCACTGAAAGCGAGCCTAGATGAACCCTGGACGTCATAACCGCTACATTCAAGCTGGTAGTCGGCCGTagacacacaaatatatatatatatatatttatacatatatgcatatatatatatatatatatatatacatatatatatgtatacgtatatgtgcAAGGAATTTGGCCAGCTTTCCTACATGCATATGGACGACAAAAGACATCAGATTAGAGCTCGGTTGGCACATGGTATCAACCCTATTTCATTCGTCTCCGGCCAGAAATCAGAAGGCAAAAACGCACTGTCAGATCTATCCCTGGAGCCTCGTTTCCGCGTGAGAAACCCTTAAGAAAAAGGCCGGTAAACAAGAGAACAAGAATACCAAAGGGGTCAGAGAAAACACGGCCCGGTGAcacgaaacggagacacaacGCATctgagacgagaaagagggacAGCAGGAGCAATGAAAACACGGGAGAAATCGCAAATCTCACGTAAACggcaaacacagaaagacacagatGAGTGTGAGGCAGAAACGCTGCAGATGGAGgcgactgcagagaaaactcgAGACAGCCGCAATGAAAGCGAACTCAGGCGTTGCCACTTTCTGGTCATCGACACCAACATTCCCAGTTCTTGTCCACAAAACGATTCAACAACGTGTGGGTTCCTTCTCTTGTACAGCGCTCCCCTACCGCTCGGTGTAATTAGACATATCCCTGGACGCTTCGATCAGACTCGTGCAGTGTTCCTTTTTGGTGTAGAATGCGTTTACCAAtaagagaaaggagagaggactgAGACTGAGTCCAGAGCACGACGTATACGGAGATTGAGGAACGTTTACCTCTGTTAATGGACTAATTCGCTGCGCACAAGACAGAGTAACACTGCTTCTCACCTATTGAAGAGTTCACGATTCGTGCAGAACAGAACAAGGCAGTCAAGTGGGCCGAAGATAAGTTGAGacccgaggaagaagagacaccccAACATGTTCCTCGCCGAATCAATGGTCTGCCCCTGCCCAGGAATGTTGAAGAAAATCGCGCCTGATGGAACGGAGCCAGACACAAAGTCGAACATGATATACATAGAAAgatatacacaaatatacatatgtacacatttagatacatatatatatatatatatatatgtcttgGATGCGTGTATGCCAGCTGCTGGATGTCAATACAACATGCGAATTTCAGCTTTTTATGAAGTCTAAATGGAATACCAGGCTTGGTAGTGCTACCGTCAGCACAGACAATACAGTCCACcgacagagaacagaagcCCGAACAACGTACACAGCGGATGCAGAGGAACCATCAGACGCTCTTCTCCATGGccggaaaagcagaagaacacTCACGCATGCAAAAACCCGTTTATGTTGATGAACACACTCGACGCTGAGGTCTGCCCAAAGACACAAACTCCATCAAATCATCGTTTGGTAACTCTCACAGATGTCACACTGccatttatgtatatatatgtctatatatacagGTGCAGCCTTTTCTTGCTAGTGTAATTAGAATGCCGCAGACCGCGCGTGCTCCTGTGTCATGCGCCCCTTTGAAGGCTAGGTTCacttttcgtttcttcggagCTTGCCAGGCGTGTCGGGCAGCGCGGACCTACCAAAGATTAAACCGAAGAGAATGTTCAGCGCGAGCTGAACAACAGAACTCATTGGATTCCTGACATGATTTAGAAAACCCATTTGAATGAGGACACAAATTTCCCGGCCCCAGTCGGACCTGAACAGAAACCAGAATCGGTCcgcaagaaagagaagtccAGAGCAGCACACTGATATCGACcgggaaaaacagacactgttcactgtgtttccttctccctcgtctctaTAGTGTGTTCATGTTCTCCTCTAGCATGTCCACATTCTCcatccctgtctcctctttcatTTCCGTCGTCCCcttcatctccttctctttgaTCTCCCTGTCCTCTCCGCCTTTTGCTTCGTTTGCATGGCACCGTTGAATCCACCCCCGCGTTTCGCTTACCACCGGCGCTGCGGAAGAAGTCGCTTGACGGCGGCAGCTCGTCCCGACGGCTTCACATGGTCTGGCGGGGCCGCTTGGAGACACTGAACGATCAGTTCCTCGACATGCGCTCTCTCTGGGCTCGCCGCATACGAGTCTGCTAGCCGCTTCACATCGTTCTCGTCGACAAGAACCCTGTGGAGTTCGCCCTGAGTCTCCTCGGCGTCCAGAAAGCCACTCGCGATTCGGGCCTCGCCCTGCAGCCGCGACTGCCTCGGCTTGtccctcgcgtctccctgACTCACCGCCGCTCGCGCCCCTCCCGCATCCTCGCCGTTCGCCTCCACGACCTCCGACGACGGCGCAGAAACGATCGGGACCACAGAGACGACCTTTCGGCCCTCCACAGATCCATCCTGAGCGCTTCCCCCAGGAGTGTCCGCTTCGTCGTTTCCGCGCCGCCGTCGCCCGCTCGCGCCCGACTCCTGGCCGTGGGAGCGATGTCTCGCCAGGGGCGCCGGACTAGCCTCGTGACGCGgacctgtctcttcctcctgatCTCCCGCCCTGCCCGCTGCCGCCCCCATGGGTCccccgccgtctctctcgggtCGTTCGCGGGTCTCTTCGGCATCTGTCCCTGCGGCTGCGGTCGCCTGGGGCCTTTCCGCGCCCGGAGTGAAGCCGTCCGACGAGGCACTGGGCTCCAAAAGCTCGCCGACCTGCCTCGGAGCTTCCTGGGGCTCCCCCAGGCCTCCGTGTCGCGAGCCCTCCCGCGTCGCGAGTGCGAGCCGCTGCAGCTCTTGCGTCTGGACCTTCTTCAACTCCGCCTCGAGGAGGGATTGAGCGCTCAGAGACCCCTCCGACTGGGGACAGGCGAGAGGGGTGTTCGCAGTAAGAGTTGTCACATTCAGGAGATCCAGAATGAAGTCAGCAGGATTGAACTGAGGCGGGCAGTGGAACCCGCGCTTGGCAAAGTAGGATACGCAGTGCCTGGCGGGGCCCTGGAACACTATGCGCCCCTCGAACATCAGGACCAAGCGATCAAACATCGcgaagagctgcagagacagaagaaaaaaggaaacggtCTCTGCGGTaagaggcgaaagacgaAGCGATCAAGGGGGAATGCatgaagagagggaaaaagaTTGAAAAAAACATCTAACAGCTTGCGAGATAAGGGGACAGCGCCAAAGACCAATGCAACGCCGGAAAACAGCGAGCCGTCTTTTGCACTGGACTGGGCACTGACCAAAGACATCACGTCTTCAACGGGGTGATCATAATCTAAGGGTGctgaagaacagaaa
Proteins encoded in this window:
- a CDS encoding hypothetical protein (encoded by transcript TGME49_247530~Signal peptide predicted by SignalP 2.0 HMM (probability 0.913) with cleavage site probability 0.612 at residue 33~Predicted trans-membrane domain (TMHMM2.0):12-31), with product MERSNRLRQVAKRLGLWSVFVLLSVGGIFPVRASQENKNLGKSRDYGRSGPDSPARPSPQILDTEATFGPLREGEGRVRSIVEALEKRAIDVGAWTPIPAPAGPMGVIRSITGSNQQQKGQLGPRRLVDPRDSDSSVPKPPISEPTQYGPSRMPVSATLVSQTVATFSPLMTGPRGGVPQTPQLVLPVPVSGPTQQGPKAQSTLSTYQARDHD
- the ABCG107 gene encoding ATP-binding cassette G family transporter ABCG107 (encoded by transcript TGME49_247540~Product name based on PMID:20487267.~Predicted trans-membrane domain (TMHMM2.0):728-751:763-786:840-863:869-892:947-970); this translates as MDFLRRRDVFRSSKDAREKRTGSSSPSREGGSSSLFSPAGGLHVTPARPITLVARGFSYAVRMKPQIPCTQCASPCLPRKKQSSKAEDANKPSDENEPFAAPSALRRPESANSWRSKGGRADSPAHGALDIEKGSEDQHIGDCATENRTPEERSADGETETEGPLKIILKDINLCARPGEMLVIMGPSGSGKTTLLNAFAGRSPPSSRVVQDGSLLYLGLQPGEPLSSIATYVMQKDMVPELLTVQEYVTFFSRLKMRDATEEERAERVEVVLRELGLWGSRFTRVGGSAKKGLSGGEIKRLALAVELLHNPSLIFLDEPTSGLDAALAFETMKLLLRLARHGGRTILCTIHQPRSQLFAMFDRLVLMFEGRIVFQGPARHCVSYFAKRGFHCPPQFNPADFILDLLNVTTLTANTPLACPQSEGSLSAQSLLEAELKKVQTQELQRLALATREGSRHGGLGEPQEAPRQVGELLEPSASSDGFTPGAERPQATAAAGTDAEETRERPERDGGGPMGAAAGRAGDQEEETGPRHEASPAPLARHRSHGQESGASGRRRRGNDEADTPGGSAQDGSVEGRKVVSVVPIVSAPSSEVVEANGEDAGGARAAVSQGDARDKPRQSRLQGEARIASGFLDAEETQGELHRVLVDENDVKRLADSYAASPERAHVEELIVQCLQAAPPDHVKPSGRAAAVKRLLPQRRWSDWGREICVLIQMGFLNHVRNPMSSVVQLALNILFGLIFGAIFFNIPGQGQTIDSARNMLGCLFFLGSQLIFGPLDCLVLFCTNRELFNRDTANGNYTPFSYFVAKCLSNLPFEHLPLTCVTLVAYGMCGLHRGAAHFFIYFVIGQLSIFASTSLLGLISAASPRVAVAQAVAPIILLIFLLVTGYYIRADDIPAVIRWLKYLSPIHYSYVALALNQFPPDEKWGDSSNKDFLESYGGITKTDLGFYIGMLALLGCVCRVLSFFCLKYMHRRIGLEA